In Lineus longissimus chromosome 5, tnLinLong1.2, whole genome shotgun sequence, the genomic stretch TAAAGTAATGATGCGACTTGTGCGTTGATCGTTCCGTACGAGGTGAATATCGATGTTCCACAGACTGCCAGTGGTAATATAACTCCATCATTTTGAACTTGGGTATCTCCAAGGGAGGAGCTCATGTGTCTCGCTGCCATGCTAAGGAGTCATATCGCCTGTGTATGAAGGAATAATTTCGGCAAAGCGGCGATCCTGAGGTTCTAGAATCGAACGGAATATTCTGTGTATCATAGTCACAGGGGAAACAATTCGAATCAGTTATCTTTTTCTCGTTGCATATACAAAAAACGGTCGAGGACACGCAGATTGTTTCGTTGTCGTTTCGCCTAATGGAGTAATTCGTTATTTCGTTTTGTAAGCCTGAATCAGGACCAAACAGACCAAGATGCAATCTCTGGCGATGACTGCAGGTATTTCGATAGTCTTCTTTTCAAATATGGGCGCTGACGGTTGGTTAGGAGTGGCCATTGTCGCGGTTGCGATGAAGCTGATTTTTCTCGGCGAGTGTTGCTCCATGCTGGATCACAACAGACAGGTCTACTGCGCCGGGATGGACCACCAGAACGACTTCCTTACTAGCCTCGCCACGGCAGCTAGGCACGGCGACACGGTAAAGAGTATTATAATGCAGGGCGGCAAAGTCGGCAACATCCCCAAGCAGTCCTTCGAAGGCTTCGAAACCCTCGAGAATCTGACATTGACTGACCTCAATATTTCCCACATCGCACCTGGAACTTTCAAGCGTCTGACCGGACTGAAATTActcaaaatttcaaagaatttattGGAGACGATTCCGTCGCAGTTACCGTCTAGTTTAGTCGAATTAAACTTAGAGGACAATGTGCTAGGATTACGCGATAATGATGTCAACTGGGACAGCCTGCACGGCTTGGTGAACCTCTGCCGGCTAATCATGCCACGGAATTACATCAGGACGCTGCCGCCGAACGTGTTTGCTAAGTGTATAAATCTTAGGACGCTTGACTTGTCAGAGGGGTCTGTCACGACCGTCCTTTCGGGTGCCTTCAACGGCTTGACAAACCTTATAACGCTTCAACTTTCTCATTCGAAACTGAAACACATCGACGGAGCTGCTTTTACCGATTTACAGAATGTGAAAGTGATGAATTATAGCCACAGTCAGATGTTCAGTATAACATCCGGGATTATCGATAAGCTCTCCGAATACGCTTTAGCTGGAGTCGAAATTGATCTGTCTGGTAACCCTTGGTCGTGCAGCTGCCACATGAGGCGCACCAAGGAAAAACTGCTTGCTCTAGGACGCAGGAACCCACTCTCAAGGAGCATGAAATGTCAAACGCCACCGGAAGTGCATGGCAAGCGGATCATCATGGTTTCGATGATGCACTTCCGGTGCGTCAAACCAAAGTTTCCACCGACTTGCTGCTTTACAAACGTACAGATTGACCCGAATAAAGGCACAAATAGGAACTGTCGCGCGCAGGGTCTTCCGCCCCCTTTGGTCAAGTGCACGGCCAAAGAGGATGACGTCTTGATATGGAATCCGACACCAAAAGGACGCATGAATTTCCAAGCGTTCCGTTTTTTTAACCAAGGAAAAGAGCGCGTTTATGTGAGCTATGAATGTTTTGCGACGAATTCTGAAGGTATTGCTGAGTTAAAGTGTGACTATACAGGAAATATACCCCAACCAGTGATTGCAGCGGGCAATAATGTATGTCTGATGAGACTGCTCAACATCATCGTAGGCCTACTTTCGAGTTTGTTCATGTCCGAGTCTGTGTACCTGACCCGTCTTTCTGCTTAAATGGGCACTGGCCTTACTAGCGCCGatggtttttttcaaaaaataaatgttgtGTGAATTAACATTTGTCTTTTTCATATCATTCTATCATTGGGTATACGGCAAGAGTCCTGCAATGATCCAGGTACCTCATCATACCGTAAAGGCAGAAAACACAAAAGATACGTGTGCGGACGAACTGAATAGGTTTCTTCCGTTCCAGTTTCTTTAGTTTCACGAGTCCAGCAAAAGCTCCTAACATCACCGTGCGAAGTTTGAGAACTTTAATTGTGAAGGACTCGAGCTCTGGACATAATGTGCCAGGCCGCAGCTACgtgacctcccccccccccccccctcgacggTTAGGGACGAGGCATTTCTCCCCTTGGCCTCGGCAAATGCCGCCACGAATTTCTCGTAGGAGGCCAGTCCAATACACAAGCCAGCTCCATCACTCCAGTAGTAACAACCGGCTTCGACGCAAGTCCTTGAAAACACAGCAAAGACGAGAAATATGCATCTGGCCAGATTACGCCTCATTTTCATCCTCGTCAGCTCTCGGTTGTGAACCGGAGTATGCTATGCTGGTAGCCACTCACTGATAACGACTAATGGATaacttttcaatatactcctccTCTCGATATTTattttttgtatacgaggtaggtaGTAGGTAGTAACAAAAACCTGTTTCTCAGGATGCCTAATAGTGAGTTCGAGCATGGAGGGACTATTACAAACCTCCTAGGTTCGAGTGCGTTACAATTTTTATTGAACATCTTTCCAAGTGCTCCATCGTAGTTTTAGCGCAAGCTCTTTAATGACGTCACAAATGGGAATTCCCTCCTAAATCGGCGTGAGTTTCCGGGTTTTCCGATAAAGCCATTTTCATCGTTTTTCGAGTTATTCCTTTGATATTTCGGTGATTTATCATCGGTAGGTACTATTATTTCATTCGTTTGTACATTCATTAACTTGATAGGCCACTTGACAGCCCATCATACCTCCATATTACCGCTTTCAGTGTTGTATTCTCTGTGAACTTCGTGGTGTGAAAACTGGTCCACTACTAACAGACAAAAGACATGACACACAGTCCAGTGCTGGTCAAAAGTATCATTCCTTGGGCGGTGTAACATTTTACATTCAGCAGTGTGCACATAACTCAGGAGTTTATGAGGATGTGGGGCCTTAAACAAGTCACTTTAAACATTGTGTCTACATGGGGCCTTGCATTTTGTGATCAGTTCATGTGTCGTGGTGCATTAAAAGTAACATAGTGATTAAGCATGTTGGGGCCTACTCCGAGGTGGAATGTGCTGATTAACAAAACCCAAAGTCACGCATCATATCACAAACTCCTGAGGAAAGTGTCGTGCCCCAAAGTCCCCCCATCTAGACAGAAAGGTGCCTTGCCAAATgccctaggcctacatgtacatctaatcACAAagtaaatttgttttttcagacattaACTTGGCAGACTACCGGACTGCATCTGCCCTTTGGGTCTTTCAGTTAGCCACTGTATAAATGGATGTTAAATGTGAATAAAATGTGTTGTTTATTATTTTCAGATTGTTTGATGTAAAGAAAGATCATCGACCATGTCACGTGGCATGTTGAACCAAAAGAGTTGGACCCACACTCGTACAATAAATAATGACACTGCCAAGACAATGGTTCTTGGCTGAGTTCAAGTCATTGGAATGAGTATGGGTGCAGGAGATGGTGCTCTTGGTTCAAAAAGGAAAAATCCGAACGAATCGGTATCAGCATACAAGAATGAGGGAAGGAAGTTACAAATGAAAATATAGGACTAAACGAAAAAAGGCTCACTTTTGTTCACTTTGTTTTGTTCGTTTTTGAGTTGTTGAAATTTCACTGCCTGATATATGCACATACAGCTCACGTTAAACTTGACTCTTGTGACTCGGAACAATGAGGTGATATTGATACTAATTGGAgtatttttaaaagttttcttTAATGGTGCTATGCAATGTGCTGTTTCATATCAAATCGTTGTGTGATTACTTTGTCCTTTGTGACATTACCTTTGTGTTACTGAGTGAGAAATGACCATATGATGTTAGTTTGTTACATGGACTATTTTCATGACAGAATGATTTTCAAGGACGTGCAGAATTAAGGGAAATATCATCTGTTGAGCATTCGTAATTGTCATCTCATTCTCAGCAGAACTATTTATTGGCATAGTGATGTGGTATTGGAGATAGAGGTTTGATAAAGAACAGTGCTGGAATTGGTGTAATTAGGACCTGTAATAATATTTGACTATTTACCTAAAGTGTGGACCAATATGTTTGCGACCAAATGCCACATCTCTCAGCATACGTTATGAACTTATCGCTATCAGCACAGTTACCTGTGCAATACTTGACTAGATTGTGTTGAGTTACGCCGTCAGTGTAGTCAGCACATTGATTATTTGAGATAGAATTCCATAATTGTGCATTTTCTGTGAACAGGAAGATATGAAATACCAATTGGTGGTCAATATCTTTGCATGTGGACTCAGTCTAAGTTATAGCTTACTGAGCACTCCGCTGGGTTGCCGGAATTCATTGTTATGTGATTTATTGTCTGTTGTTGAGTTATCTTTTAAAACGAATGGACCTCATGTAAAATCGTTGTTGACAAAAGCAAAGTTCGTGCAGCACAATATTCAGGAAGATTATTTCCTGGAGGAGAGATTGTGAATGATTGTAGCTGGAGTAAAAGCTAAAAGTATTTGGAATAAGGAAATTCAGTATTGCATTTATCTGTGAGAGAAAACTTGTCGAAGAAAATGATTTACTCCTAGCTTGTCAGTATTAATCTACATTTAGGAACGCTGTTGGTCAAGAACTTCCGAATTTGTTGTTGAAAGATCCTTCCTGATGCATTTCAAAAGGTATCAGTAGTTAAAAATGTTTCATCGTGACCAGCAGAATCATCAGTCTTCGAATTATCAGTTCAGTAGAGCTTATTTCAATACGATCTTGTGCATCATGACTGCTTACGGATTGACACATTCAGACTATCAACCTATGGAGTTACGTTTAATGGAGAACTGCTCGGATTTATATTCCAATGCAACATCTAACCTGACGGATTGTGGCGGGACCTTTGCAGAGACCAACAATGCTCTCCCGTTGGTGTTCAAGATTCCTGTCGGgattatcatgattatcatgATGTTAATCAGCCTCTCAGGCAACATCATCGTGTGCATAATTGTCTACCAGAAACCTGCCATGCGCTCTGCAATCAATTTGTTATTAGCAAATATGGCGTTATCAAATATTTTACTGTCCGTCCTGTGCATGCCTTTTGCATTTATCACAATGATTCTGGATCAATGGatatttggggacatcctgtgtAGGATTGTCGCAATGTTGCACTTATTATTGGTCTCCGAAGCAATGGCCATTTTATTGGCTATAAGTTTGGATCGATACTTAATTATCGTTCGAAGACGTGACAAACTCAACCCTTTGCGTGCTCGATTGATAATAGGGTGCTCTTGGTGCTTTTCCTTCGCTATAAGTATCCCGCCTTTGATAGGTTGGGCCACATACGAGTTCTATGACGGATTTCTTCAGTGTGTCATCGAGAAGCATCGTCATGCCGGAGATTTGCTGTACATTATTCTGACAACCTTCACCATATTTTTTCTTCCAATGACGGTTATGTCTTACTCCTATCTGTGCATTTTGAACACAGTTCGGAAGAACTCCATGCGGGTGCAAAATCAACCTGATAATTTCAACATACCCCAAGTCAATAAGTTAGGTCTTGCAAGCACGAACCGCCAAGGGAAACTAAACGTTGATATGAGCTTCAAAACCCGTGCCTTCAAGACGATTCTCATTCTCTACCTTGTCTTTTTGATATGTTGGGCTCCCTATGCCATTACAAGCATTGTTTGGAACTTAACGCAATCACTTCCAATTAATTATATAGGTAGCGCCATCGTACTGTGGCTAGGGTATATGAACAGTGGACTAAATCCTATGATCTACTGTTGGAGGATAAAGAAGTTCCGTGAAGCTTGCCAGGAGCTGTTACCAAAAAGTGTGAAACTTTTGCCCCAGATTCCCCGGAAGACGCAGCGTCGAGTGAATCCGAGTTCAGTTTATGAGTTCGGTACAGAACACTCCTCCTCTGTGTGACACTTTTCCGTTTTAAGGGTTGACAAAGGCACCATTTTGGCCGGAATGACATAGTGTACTGAACTGAACTGAAATGATGTCACCCCGGATGGCAGAGTGTACTGAACTGAACTGAAATGATGTCACCCTTGATAACAGAGTGTACTGAACTGAACTGAAATGATGTCACCCCGGATGACAAAGTGCACTGTTCACTGGTATATCCATATCATGAATAGAATCTATGACAATTTTTGTCATGGGACTCTTGATATAATATATTGTTGATATAAGAATTTTGTATTTGTGTTTTCTCTGTATATAGATCCTGGCATAACCAATGGTTTTCAGTATACTGACTCCGTCTGTTGATATTtggatatgacgaaggagtaaaaaagcctgaatctcaggatgccgtaTATGGTGCGACCGTAAAGACTTTACACTGTATTGTATATTGTTAAGTAATAAAAAAGCTATCGTACGAATTGTTGTGAAATACCAATTTGTTTCGCGCAGTCTGGACAATGTGGGTTTTTCAGGAACCATTTTTGGAAAAATAGTGTGGGATGTGGATATCTGGAGCTGCGGATCTTGACACTCCAGGTCAAGACTTTGAGTGACATCGCAGCTACCGTGTTGCTTTATATTTCGGATAAACGAAGCGATACAAAACACTGGGAACCAGGATGAGAGCTTCATGGCTgaagtttaaggaattgatatctcactgtcggtattggtggGTGGTATTGGTTGCCTCACGAAACACACAGCGAGAGTGGAGCTAAATTGTAGGCCGAAATCGAGTTATGAGCGAAATCAGCTCCATCCAACCATTACCGACAGTGAGCTATCAACTTCTCTAAAACGCCTCAAACTTGATCGCAAAGAGTTTGTCCCCCGGCCGTATCGGAgtggaggttgtgacaatgtctcagcTCAGGTTGTGATCGTATAGTGTAAGCCGCCAATATCAGGGTGGAGGTGGCGAAACCGTCTGAGATCACATCGACAGTAAAACTTGAATCGAGATGCTCTCCTGTAGAAATTCTCCCCGTTATTAATTTTGGGTCATGCATAGCGATATCTAGTCCAGCTTATTTCGTCAACCCGAACAAATATTTGCGGTCAATTCAGGCGCTTCTCTCAGGCCATCTCGCAATTGATTGAAAAGGAATATAAGAGTATTTAGTTTTCATTCTTAAACAAACCTGCTTCAAGTCCGAATCTGATCAACCGAGACGGGTTTTCTCTTTAGTTTGTGTATGGCCTTCCCTCCCTGCAGGTTTTGATCCGATTGAAGGCTAGCTATCACTGGGTTATTATTAAGGATAATGGTATTATTGCCTTCGTCGTTTTGGTTAGCACACGTACATGCCTAGCTGAAGTCATTTAGACGAAACACGGATTAAGAATggggaagaaaaagaaggataGCGTGGAGGTGAGTCTTGGTGGTCTCTCGgtatcagccccccccccccccctcaatgaTTCCACGATTTCCTGGTCACTGCCAAAGTTTGCCATGAAGGATGGCATCATGGGTGGGGTAAGACGGCCATACTGCGGCACCAACAAGGAGAGATTGGGCGTTGCCGCTCTGCAGTAAAATTACTGAGGACTCCAGCAGAATGTCGGATGGAGCCGGTTTGACAATCCTGGGTATAGGCCTCCACCCTGTCCCTCCCTTGGGAACATCTGGCCAACTATTAGAAAGGTCGGGGTTGGTCGCTCTGCAAGAATCCAGTAAGGCAAGGCCCTCATTGTCTCTCcttaccgggcgacaggacgaggagTGTCCACTGCGTCCAGAACGTATAGTAAGGCCAGCCGGCCTGGCTTTACATGATTTTTGTCAAATATTTCAGGTGGAGTTCGACAACCTTGGGTATACTGAGCAGATCCCTCCGGTGACCAGCACCCAGCCCACTGTGACACCAGCCGCCAAGAAACCCGCGTTCTGTGACCGCTCCGCAACTTGTTGCTGTATTTGGTTCACGTTCATTCTGGTGTTTCTCATCTACTCGGGCGTCATTGTCGGAGTCTGTGTCATATATCTCGGTAAGTGCTTCGAAATTGTTTTCTTCGGAAAAAGCTTATGGAATAAGTACACTTTACGATTTCTCACAATCTAAAGGACTATGAAAATGGTGCGGACTCCACTAGTCGAATCAGACCTGTGATCAATGTGCATCGGTGGTTGACATTTGGACAAATAATATGCTCCCTCAGTGTGATTTTTGAAGACCGTGTTTAGCGGGATACTGCTCCCAGGCCTTGTGTTTCGTCCCCACtaaagcggttatggttagttGCGACCCCAAAGCGAAGCGCTGCgcaatgtatttacatgttCATTGAAAACGACACTTTTGCACCCGATctgttttcaaattttattaCTAATTCAAGAAACATTTAATCAAATTGCAGTATATGGTGGCAGCATCCCTAGGGCAGACCACCATCCAGGTCCTTCTGAACCCACGAACCCCCCGCCCGTCTTCACGACGCCTCAAGCCTTCACAGGCTCGTTGGTAATAGACCAACCATGGGACACAGCCCTCTCAAACCAGAACTCGGCCTACTACAAACTGTTCACAGAATCGGTACAAAATCAGGTGAGCGTCTTTCAATAACGTATATGACAAGAATACGAATTTCTTCCAACCTCCTTCCAACCTTTTAGACAATTGATGACAACATTTCTATTTCAGATATCCAGTGCTCTAAAAGGGTTCCCCGATCCGGCTATTGAGAATGCAGACGTCAAAATAACTGGCATAGGGTAAGATGTTCTTTGGCGATGCTAAGTGGCGGGGTTTTTTGGGAGGGGGACCTATAGGTCCAAGGCAAGTTGGCCCCAACAATCTGCTATTAACACACTGGCGATTTGTGAATAGGATTCGGAGAATGTAAGGGCTAGTttacccccaaaccccctccttTTAACCTTACATATCCAATGTTATAATTTGATAACATAACTTGTAAACTCCTTCCATTTCCAAAAATGTCAGAGGCAACCCTAACGTCCAGATCTCAAAATTTATGCTACCTATGTATTACTTTTGGCTCAATGAAaagtataggcctactcaaacatGCATGATTCTTTTTACTCCACACATCCTTGGAGTCGCTGTTAATGATAACGGTTTTCGCCATGTTTTTACTGTTCTCATAGGCAAGGTAGTGTGGTGGTCCAGTTCTTACTACAAATCAAGACTGGCCTGCGCAGTTACACAACTAAACCCGACCAAGCGATCAAGGCGCACATCAAGCAGAACTGGATGCGAGTTAGCCTTTTTAAACTGATGGATGATTCCTTGACAGTCGGGGCAAGAGTAGTGTGTGAGGAGAGACCAGAGTGTACCGACAAGACTTGTGTTGACATCCAGCAAGGTTGCATCAAGGGCAAGGTCAGGAGCCTCGATGTGGGTCAAGGCCAGGTCAAGGTCAGACAGTATCTGGGAGTGCCATTCGCAGAGCCACCTGTTGGGAAGTTACGTTTTGCTGACCCGCGGCCAGCGAAAGCTTGGGGTGAGCAAAATTGTTATTACATTGATTGGAAGTGAAGCAACGTTTTCTCAAGTGAACAACAATGTACAGTGCTCGAAAAATCTTTTTGAGTTCTTTAAACACACTTAGTAGTAGTAGACGCTAAGTTGAGGCATGGAGTGCATGCGTCATGCAGGAAGACTTCTCTCATTTGAAGGAAGTAAGCATAGCTTCAGAAGTATAAAGAATGAATAATAGGCCTATTCCCGAGCAGACGATGTAACATTCAAGGATGAAATAATAATGCCTTGTCTGCAGCTAATAGTgtagcagttttaaatgtccatGGATAAAATGCCCTGGGGACAAATGATTTTCAAGGGACGTTGCATGGGTACAGCATGTGCGAATtcagatgattttttttctagacGGAGTCTTAGACGCCACCAACTACGGCCCTGCCTGCATTCTTCCAGTGGACGAAATATACCCCAAGACTTTCTGGTCCACGTGGATGTGGAACCCGCCTGGGAACAGAAGTGAAGACTGCCTTCAACTCAACGTCTTTGTTCCTGAAGGTGCCAAGAACGCATCTGTCCTGGTGagtaaaaaaccaaaaaaactcACCTGAATCGACATTCTACGGTCCCTGCGCGATAGTGTGGCATATGAACGTTCCATATGAATGGACCT encodes the following:
- the LOC135488684 gene encoding leucine-rich repeat transmembrane protein FLRT3-like, with the translated sequence MLDHNRQVYCAGMDHQNDFLTSLATAARHGDTVKSIIMQGGKVGNIPKQSFEGFETLENLTLTDLNISHIAPGTFKRLTGLKLLKISKNLLETIPSQLPSSLVELNLEDNVLGLRDNDVNWDSLHGLVNLCRLIMPRNYIRTLPPNVFAKCINLRTLDLSEGSVTTVLSGAFNGLTNLITLQLSHSKLKHIDGAAFTDLQNVKVMNYSHSQMFSITSGIIDKLSEYALAGVEIDLSGNPWSCSCHMRRTKEKLLALGRRNPLSRSMKCQTPPEVHGKRIIMVSMMHFRCVKPKFPPTCCFTNVQIDPNKGTNRNCRAQGLPPPLVKCTAKEDDVLIWNPTPKGRMNFQAFRFFNQGKERVYVSYECFATNSEGIAELKCDYTGNIPQPVIAAGNNVCLMRLLNIIVGLLSSLFMSESVYLTRLSA
- the LOC135487783 gene encoding high-affinity lysophosphatidic acid receptor-like — encoded protein: MFHRDQQNHQSSNYQFSRAYFNTILCIMTAYGLTHSDYQPMELRLMENCSDLYSNATSNLTDCGGTFAETNNALPLVFKIPVGIIMIIMMLISLSGNIIVCIIVYQKPAMRSAINLLLANMALSNILLSVLCMPFAFITMILDQWIFGDILCRIVAMLHLLLVSEAMAILLAISLDRYLIIVRRRDKLNPLRARLIIGCSWCFSFAISIPPLIGWATYEFYDGFLQCVIEKHRHAGDLLYIILTTFTIFFLPMTVMSYSYLCILNTVRKNSMRVQNQPDNFNIPQVNKLGLASTNRQGKLNVDMSFKTRAFKTILILYLVFLICWAPYAITSIVWNLTQSLPINYIGSAIVLWLGYMNSGLNPMIYCWRIKKFREACQELLPKSVKLLPQIPRKTQRRVNPSSVYEFGTEHSSSV